The proteins below come from a single Stomoxys calcitrans chromosome 1, idStoCalc2.1, whole genome shotgun sequence genomic window:
- the LOC131996303 gene encoding uncharacterized protein LOC131996303 produces the protein MEELVDKAESPSYKQVNLWSDGDTRMLLDLYAKYLPQIGPLRKFRNKKEMWSKVAEKVGNKSAKQCEERYKTVLRRKKLAVENNNTSGSKRQKIDFEEELFQICNLDDSIEPEIQISSQKIIKREQRDILASTSTSKKKQSVQDTLLEIAKLNEEAKERRHREKMEAIKDMKQNLERLFQQK, from the exons ATGGAAGAATTAGTGGACAAGGCAGAAAGTCCAAGTTACAAGCAAGTTAATT TGTGGTCTGACGGCGACACAAGAATGCTGCTGGACTTATACGCCAAGTATTTGCCCCAAATTGGCCCCTTACGGaaatttagaaataaaaaagaaatgtgGTCAAAAGTTGCGGAGAAGGTTGGAAATAAAAGTGCAAAACAGTGCGAAGAGCGCTATAAAACTGTTTTAAGACGGAAAAAATTGGCGGTGGAAAACAATAACACGTCGGGCTCAAAGAGGCAAAAAATTGACTTTGAAGAAGAGCTGTTCCAAATTTGCAATCTAGATGATTCAATTGAGCCGGAGATTCAAATAAGCAGCCAAAAAATTATTAAGCGGGAGCAGCGTGATATATTGGCAAGTACTTCCACGTCAAAGAAAAAGCAAAGTGTGCAGGATACTCTGCTTGAAATTGCAAAGCTTAATGAAGAGGCAAAAGAAAGGCGCCATAGAGAGAAAATGGAAGCGATTAAAGACATGAAGCAAAATTTGGAGAGATTATTCCAACAAAAATGA